The following proteins are co-located in the Primulina tabacum isolate GXHZ01 chromosome 11, ASM2559414v2, whole genome shotgun sequence genome:
- the LOC142519571 gene encoding ethylene-responsive transcription factor 13-like: MFAETISKNDAMILDSIQQYLLDDSDFPDDFFTKFSKSKPSLEDSFWARHFSDLKSNLDHSSNNPYYGFRCEGLMAENGAAGEHRTPHEWKRYRGVRRRPWGTFAAEIRDPHKKGRRIWLGTYKTPVDAALAYDQAAYKLRGSRARLNFPHLIDSDGAMKEPIKATKRRRSCRS; the protein is encoded by the coding sequence ATGTTTGCAGAAACCATTTCAAAAAATGATGCCATGATTCTTGATTCAATCCAACAGTATCTCCTCGATGATTCCGATTTTCCAGATGATTTTTTcaccaaattttcaaaatctaAACCAAGCTTAGAAGACTCTTTTTGGGCACGACATTTCAGCGATTTGAAGTCAAATTTGGATCACAGCTCAAATAATCCATATTATGGGTTTAGATGTGAAGGCCTGATGGCAGAAAACGGAGCCGCGGGTGAACATCGAACGCCGCATGAATGGAAGAGGTACCGAGGGGTGAGGCGTCGGCCGTGGGGAACGTTTGCGGCGGAGATAAGAGACCCACACAAGAAAGGGCGGAGGATTTGGCTGGGGACTTACAAGACACCGGTGGATGCAGCATTGGCTTATGATCAAGCGGCCTACAAGTTGCGTGGCTCACGAGCCAGGCTCAATTTTCCGCATCTTATTGACTCTGACGGTGCAATGAAAGAGCCGATCAAGGCGACTAAACGGCGGCGCAGTTGCCGGAGCTGA